DNA from Carassius auratus strain Wakin unplaced genomic scaffold, ASM336829v1 scaf_tig00215406, whole genome shotgun sequence:
tttcaaatagttgtatctcggccaaatattgtcagatcctaataaaccatacaccAATGGAAATCTTTTGATTTAACTTTCAAATGATGTATAAAACTGAATGTACATAAATTgaaccttatgactggttttgtggttcagtgTAAGATTGTGATTTAAAATTATGAAGCCtgcaacaaaaaaattattatgggTGAGTGGAATATTACAATAAATGTTCCTGAAATGCACTCTGCTTACAGTATATCATCATATACCCATACATATTGTGGCTCCTGGAACAATGCAAGTTGTTCAGGCCTTTTCTGGATCTCTTGGTAGCAAACCAAGCAAATCATAGAAGCAACACATATTTAGTGCACTCTATGGCAAAAGTACTCCATCTCTACAAAAATCATTTTACAGGACCAAAATATTCCTTTCTCGAAATGAGGATTTTCAAGAAAAATGTCAATGTCAGAGCCCATGGACCCCTACTTTTTTTGGCTACACTCCACTTTCctataaaataagtacaaaagcaatgaaaaatgaaataaaaattaaaaccgtCCACACAGCAGACATTCCTAGATATAACCTATCACCATCAAGACAAAAAGTTTTACCTTTGATTTGACAGCCCAGTAGTCCTCTGTCGTCTGTCCCATATTGGACATGTCTGAGAGTGGTGAGGTAGTCATAACTGATGACAGCCGTCTGAAAACATTTTCATCTCCGAGACAAAGAAAAGTGTGAATAAAAATCTGCAACCTGAACacacaacaaaacatttaaaatgtacaaacctgaacacacaacaaaacatttaaaatgtactgtatttgtatttttttaattcatttttaagtaATTCACCTGACTCACTGCGAATCAAATTcaatactttttaaaatcatttatagaaaagttatttaaaaatctaaCTGTTCATTTCTGTAAGTTAATACATCATAACTCTGATTCACAAATTCAAGTTATCACTCAGAAACACTAACATACTGTGAAaatcttaacatttaaaatactgttaaataaaagTGATCTTGTGTACCAAGTCACAGCAACGTGTCAgatcttaatatcttaatatgattttaataatatgGAACTAAATGATTACCATGTTTATTTACTACGGATTTAGCATGGTAACGTTACTCCAAATTACTGCAAAATATTCAATGGTTTCACCATggtacatttaaaagaaaaataagaaaactgtgaataaaaatctgaacactgggcaggacaatacatttaaaacatgctgtatttgcattttacttttgatattttttcacTACATAGTTTAGACAAAAGAAATCGAAACACGAGTGAAACGGTTTCATTTATAACATCAGTCTGTCTGTGTAGTGCGGTCAGCTGAtcacaaataatgtttattacaaAAGCGCTTGCGTAACACTCAgagaaaatataacaaaataacagCCAACGTTTTATTGTATGATGTCTGAGTTAAGAACTGTGACTAATTATGTATTTTCAGAGAATTATAGAACAGCTGACTGATTTACCTTCATTGGCTGTCATCCATCCTCTATCCGGCGTATCTGTAGACAGTAGACTACGCAACGTGCGTGGAGCGCAATGCATCGTGGTTATTGTAgtttacaattaaatacaatcgatAGTGAAAATACCATAGCCTGTATAAAAACAATACTCATATAtgccatttaaaaattaaattaaccataaatattaaaatatgaaatatttcaagCTGTTAATATATTGTCAAGCATGTATTCCATGTAAGAAACTAACACAGCTGTGATTTATTTTCATAGCTACACAAATATATTCTCATGGttgaaacttaattttaaaattttcagGTAAGTACCACAACATAAAATTATGGTAAGTGGATGTAAGTGACAATAtcccttttattttaattaaattatatgactgagcagatgaaaaaaaataaaataaaattcaaccaCATTTTTCTTACAGGGAACCTCAGGCAACAGATCTATTTTAAAAGGTAAACACATTATATACAGTGTTTCTTTCAGGTGAAGAGGACAGGACAGGGTGATGGAGTGTGACAAGATTTAAGATGACATGAGCTCAGACAGATAATGTGATCGGAACATTAGCAAAGTCAACCTAGATGCAGCCTTGAATAAACTCTAAATAAATTAACAGCACTGATAAAAATGTCTCTTTGCATTTACATAACATACATAAAACACTCAAGTTATCACTCATCTATTATGTGCaaaataataagtaattaaaGCTAGATTCCTGCTATTTCTGCACTGCTAGTGTCATCTAGTTAGGGGAAGGactagagagagtgagagagagagagagagagagagaagagttcATATGCAAAAGCCTCCAAGTGCTTTTTAAAATTACCTTGCCATTTAAGTAGCAGTGTATTGAACCTAAACATATAGGAGCCTGATACAAATACTAATTTTAGAAGAACTTAAaagcttttgcatctgaactcttcatatgtgtgtgtgtgtgtgtgtcttcaaataaaaaaatctgcaaatGCCTCTCTCATGCATCATGCCTCCAActaaaacatcacaaacacagctcttaaGGGGTCTATTAAAGTGAAGTCATGACTCATCAAGTAAAAGTAGTCTACTGCCTTCAATAAAAGATCCAACATATAAGGAATAATTTTAACTTGAAGTTTAGCTTGCCTGCGGAAAAGAAACTCTGCCACTTTGTTTTATAGATGAAACCCAAATCgatgaattatataaaatgtcTCTAGTTTGTAAAAACACTGTCAATATTTGCattgtgtttgaatgagccgttttaggggggtgtggttgactcttaactttgataaagaatatctctttggatttgagactttagtcttccaaactttacagatcttctccatgaaccaagagcttgtaacactccaaagcgaaagaaaaacttaaaattgcaacatatgacccttttaattaTTGTTTGCATTCAAGATGTGAAGAGTTTCATCCAATAAACCAAAAATATTCTTGGAAATTTTTAGAGAGCACTTTTAAAGTTTAGTAAAAGCCAAAAtgctgaaatacacacacaaaaaaatgagtAGACTGACAAAGAAAAGCCATCTTTAGCCAACACAGCAAATTACTTtacaatcttttattattattattattattattattattattattattcacatttcattaaaagtttgatttaaaaaaactaaataaaaagaaaacaaaactaaataaacactAAACAATACAATAATTCAAACTCGTTAGGCTTCTGAAAAACAAGTGTGCCCAGTGAGGAGACATCCACAATAAATACAATACTGTGTTACTGAAGACACTTGAAATCAGATCATTTCTGATGTCCTCTTCAGATATCTTCTGCTTCTTTGTTGGATTTTTTTCCAGAAAACGGCTTTCTGTTTTTTTGCACTTGGAGctgcatttaaagaaaaaaagaaaattagatttttgacgCAGATGTTCAAATTACAGCGTTTACCAGATACATCTAATGGCCAATTCATCTAGTTCCTGCTTACCTTTGCTCCTTCAATGATGTGAGGATCCTTTTGTAATGCATTCTGCAGTCCTTCCTCAGTAGTAAACCCAATCCAGCAAAACCCTCTATGAAAACCTGTCTCTTTATCCTGTTAGACAAGAGAGAAATCATCTCAGCAATACAGGCTTTTAACAAGATGAAATTAAATCTTAGTGTATTCTTACTTACAAATGGCAGTAGACACTTCTTCACCTGGCCAAACTGCCCAAAGTATTCTTTAACTTCCTCTGAAACCAGACACAATAGCAATAACATACATAAGACAATGATCTGTTGTACATACAAAACATAATTATGTTCTATTCTATCTAAGATGCTTCGAAGTTAAATAAGGATAATGActtatttaatttacttaaacttataatattaatttgatcTGATCTAATACCATTGATTAAATCACATCTTCTACTTACTCGTTGCGATGGTCCATGGTACTTTTGACACAAATACTTCAAACACCTTCTTGCCTGCTGCTGTGGCCGCCATGTTTAGTCCTTGCGAAGCTGACGGTGACCCCGACCACGTGACCAGAAGAAAATACAATATTTCATTAATCTACACAATTTATAAactttaaatattgcattaagGTACATTTTAGGTTCataattgttattttgtttacgttacataataaatatatctaaatcaaATCGAAGATTTACATTGTTTACGTCAAAAGTAGAAAGGTCAAAATACGACGGCAAAGATGGCAGCCTCCATAGTGGAGCATGGAGAAGATGCTTTTAGAAAGCTGTTCAAGCGTTACAAGAGGAGAAATCCTCCTCCAGACTTCAGTGAGGTCATTAATTTCTCCAAACCTTGTAAAGACAAGGTGAGCCATTCAgatttgaaacaatatttttatattcattaactTTGAAATAAGTCTTTCCTAAACTGTGTagtacagtattattattattggaattaGTCAGTTATTAGATCATTTGATTACCTGTATAAACCAGACCTTCTAATGAAAAGGTGAGCCATTCAGACTTTTTATGACATTATATTTATCTTTACCTAACtgtgtatattattgttattttaaccAATAATTATGTAATGTATGACTAATTTGGCTGTGATTTATGTTTATTGACTGGCATCAAGTATAATGTTACagaacataaattattttttgggggggtttctAGTCATCAGAATTGCCTGTTTTTAGGTTTTTACCTGTGAACTTAACTCCACTCCTGAGGAAGATGTTTCCAAAGCTGGTCTTTTGCCGGAAAAATACTGGAAGGCATTTGGTCTTCATGGATATCCAGGTTTGGTTTATAGTCTGGTGGCAGTTTTGAATAACGAACAATCTCCAGATGAATGTTCTCCAAACTGTAAAGGATTCTATTAGTATGcttgaaatgatcaaaacatgtttacatttttctccTTGACATGTCATAATTGGAATCCTCCATTTCTTCCTGTGAACTATGTTGTTACTGTTGGAATGTAGGGTTTATCTTTATATCCAACCCGTTCCTGCCGGGTTCTCAGCAGTACTGGGTAAAGCAGTCTGAAGATCTATCCACAGAAACCCAACGTGTGTAACCTggatattaggggtgctccgatcacgatcggccgatcgttaatgcacatctcatcagtaaagccggttttctaatcagcggttaattccatcaggtgcgtgatttcacatagagcagctgttactacacagagccgttgttaactgagaagatgggccaataaacgctgaaaattaacgtgatttgcgcatcttctctattaacaacggctctgtgtagtaacagctgctctatgtgaaatcacgcacctgatggaattaaccgctgattagaaaaccggctttactgaggagatacgcataacgatcggccgatcgtgatcggagcacctctactGGATATTCATATGTCATCTGAGGAGCCCGAAAACATCTGGAAAAAAAGTATAGATGTTATTCGGTAAGATCCTGTCTTGCATTGGCAACTAAGTggaatataatatattgtatattattttgtaGATTTAggcaatttttaaaataaaacaaattccatATATGTGTATTTTGAGTATCTTCATCTTCTGCTGAGAATATTTAATCTCCATAGATGCTTTCTTGTGGCTATGTCTGTGGTAATTGTATTGGATCCTAGATGGTAGATTTGAGGATTTGCAGTCTCTCTATCACAAAGCATTTGTATAAATGGTTTGCGCTGCTGTACTGCACCTGATCCATCTCACAACTGTTCCTCATCTGAATGGGTCTGTGTATTATTGCAGGAGGAAAGGCTGTGGGAAAGGAGAGCCCAAAACTTTGCTAGAAAAGCTGCGCTGGGTGACACTGGGTTATCACTATGATTGGAACTCCAAGGTACTACTTTCACTTTCTAATGTGTTTTTAGCGTGCTTCAGCTGTGCacaatttgtgtttattttttcacGTAATATTAACAATGACTACAGCCATGTAACAATGAGATTAAAGAATCCTGTAAAATGTTCACCAATGTGAATCaatgttcaaaaacattacaaaactaaATCCAAATCTTTGAAGGGGCATGTATAATATGTATGATTTATAATAAGTCTAAACAATACCagtatatactttattattattttattttatttttattttttttcaaaaataagtaTCTTGCTGTGGAGCCCATTGTTTTCGCTGGAGATAAAAAGATAGGGAGAAAACATTGTCCTGGATCTTTCTTAGCATTATTTGCTCCTTTCCGGACATTTCATCTCTAATTGTATAGGCCTGATGTCTGGCTGTCTGGTTTATATGCTAATTACATAAAAGTGTTTAGTCTTCTGTCTTATTAAATCAGTCAGGAGGTGCAC
Protein-coding regions in this window:
- the LOC113094539 gene encoding SRA stem-loop-interacting RNA-binding protein, mitochondrial-like, whose protein sequence is MTCQGEKCKHVLIISSILIESFTVWRTFIWRLFVIQNCHQTINQTWISMKTKCLPVFFRQKTSFGNIFLRSGVKFTASQGLNMAATAAGKKVFEVFVSKVPWTIATKEVKEYFGQFGQVKKCLLPFDKETGFHRGFCWIGFTTEEGLQNALQKDPHIIEGAKLQVQKNRKPFSGKKSNKEAEDI